The Geomonas agri genome contains the following window.
CGGAAGGAGAGGAAATTATGGAACCGAAACAATACATGACCCAAGTTAAGAAAAAAACGGCGAGAAAGAAAAAGGAGATCAAGGAGCCGGTACTGAAGAACGTGGTATCGCTCAGGGTGAGCGACCAGGAGAAACGCCTCCTGGAGCGCCTCACCAAGGCCACCTCGCTCAACGTGTCGGACCTGGTGCGCGAGGCGATCGGCTTCTGGATCGCCAAGGGCATCCGCAAGGGGCGCACCCGCGGCAGTTCGACTGGCAGGATTCCCGTGCAACCGCTGCAGTTGGCCGGCAACTGAACCAACCACTCAACAGGAGAAACTACATGAAACGTAACTTCGCCAAAGCTTTCGCACTCCTCGCAGCAGTCTTCATGCTGAGTGCCACGGTGCTGGAAACCAGCGCCCATGCTCGCGCCGCCGGGGGACGCTCCATCGGCAGCCGCGGCTCCCGCAGCTACTCGACGCCGGGGACCACGTATCGCCAGTCCACGCCGTACCAGCAGTCGGCGCCCTCCCCCATGGGACAACCGCAGATGCAGCAGCCCTCCGCCGGGGGCGGCTTCCTGCGCAGCATGGCCGGCGGCATCGCGGGCGGCCTCTTGGGCGGCATGCTCTTCAGGGGCCTCGCCGGCGCGGGCGGGCCGGGTTACGGCGGCGGTGGCATCGGGCTGTTCGAGATCATCCTCCTGGCCGGCATCGGCTACATGATCTACCGCATGGTGCGCAGGCGGCGCAGCAACACCACGCTGCAGAGCGTCTCGACCGGCTACGGCTCGCAGGGGTACGACAGCTACCAGCAACAGAGCATCCCGGCGTCCTACCACGTCGAGGAGTCGATCCGGGACGACGTCCAGACCGGGCTGTTGCACCTGCGCCAGATGGATCCCAGCTTCGACGAGGCCCGCTTCAAGGACCAGGTGATGGACAACTTCTTCAGGATCCAGGGGGGGTGGATGAACCGCGACCAGCAGGCGCTCGCGCCGCTGCTCACCACCGAGATGCAGGGGATCTTCCGCGAGGATATCGAGCGCCTGCTGCGCGAGGCCCGGGTTAACCGACTGGAGAACATCGCTGTGCGCAGCGTAGAGATCGAAGAGGTGTGGCAGGAGGCTGGGCAGGATTATGTCACCGCCCTCATATACGCCAACCTGCTCGACTACACCACCGACGAGCGCGGCACCGTGCTCGAGGGAAGTAAGACCGACCCGGTGAAGTTCGAGGAGTACTGGACCTTCACCAGGCCGGTGGGCAACAATGCCTGGCGCCTGGCGGCGATAAACCAAAAGCAAGGTTAAGGTTGAGGTCGAGATAACCTCAAGACAAAAAGAAGGGCACCCCATTGATCAGGGTGCCCTTTTTTCGTACTTCAGTCTCAGTCTCAGTCTCAGCCTCAGCCTCGACCTCAACCTGCCGTTCTATCCAGCACCTCCCTCACCTTGTGCAGCAGCGTCATCGGCTGTACCGGTTTCATGATCAGGTCGACACTGTCGTCGAAGACACCGCGAGTTTTCATGAAGTCGGCGGTGTAGCCGCTGGAGTAGAGTACCCTGGCGGTTGCATCGATCCTCCTGATCTCGTCGAAGGCCTCCTTGCCGTTTTTACCGGGCATGATCACGTCCATCAGGATCAGATCGATCTTGCCGCGGTGTTCCAGGAACTTTTGAACGCAGTCGCTGCCGTCCACCGCCAGGACCACCTGGTAACCGTACTTCTTGAGCAGCGATTCAACCAAGCCCCTGACGCCGGCGTCATCCTCGGCAACGAGGACCGTCTCGCTCCCCAATGCCGGTGCAACTGGACCGGGTTCCGAGGCGTCCGCAACGGCCGTGGAGGATGCCTCGGGGAGATAGATCTTGAAGGTGGTCCCCTCCCCCGGCTCGCTGTAGACGTTGATGAACCCTTTGTGCTGCTTGACGATGCCGTACACGATGGACATGCCCAGGCCGGTCCCCTTGCCCACCGCTTTGGTGGAGAAGAACGGCTCGAAGATCCGCTCGCGGGTCCCCCGGTCCATGCCGCTGCCCGAGTCGGAAACGATGATGCAGGCGTAACGCCCCGGCTCGCCGTACCCCTGGGACCTGGCGTAGGCCTCGTCCACCTGCTGCCAGCAGGTCTCGATGGTAAGGGTGCCGCCGTCGGGCATGGCGTCGCGGGCGTTGGTGGCCAGGTTCATCAGGACCTGCTCGAGCTGGCTGCCGTCGGCGAACACGTTGAGCGGCTCCTGGGTCGGGGTGAACTGCAACGTAACGTCTTCGCCGATGATGCGCAGCAGGAACTTCTGCACCTGCCCCACCAGTACGTTCAGATCCTGGGTGCGCGGGTTCATGACCTGCTTGCGGCTGAAGGTGAGCAGCCCGCGGGTCAGTTGCGAGCCGCGCTCAGCAGCGGCGATGATCTGGCCCACCTGCTCGTGCTGCAACGTGGTGAGCGACCCGTCCATCTCCAGGAAGTTGCCGTACCCCGCGATGACGGTGAGGATGTTGTTGAAATCGTGGGCAATCCCTCCCGCCAGGTGTCCGATCGCCTCCATCTTCTGGGACTGCCTGAGCTGCTCCTCGAGGTGCTTCTTGTCAGTCTGGTCACTGATCACGCAGGCGATCCTGGTATTGTCTCCGTGGTCCTCGACCGGAGTGTAGGTTACCGTCACCGCGCGCACGCCCCGTTCCGGGAAGAACTGTTCCATCTCGAAGCGCACCGACTGTCCGCCCAGGCAGGCGTCCAGGTGGTGCTTGATCTCCCCGAAATGCTCCTCCCCAACCACTTCAACCACGGTCCGCCCCACCACCTGTTCCGCAGCCAGGTTGTGGTAGCGCAAAAAAGCGCCGTTGGCCATGCGGTAGCGGTAGTCGCGGTCCAGGACGCAGATCAGGTCCCGGGAACACTCGATCACCTTGAGGTACTCGAGCAGTTGCTCCTCGGAGCGCTTCTTCTCGGAAATGTGCTGGGCCTGCTGGGCATTCTGCTCTGCCAGCCGGGCGAACTGGTGCATCGCTTCCAGTTCCTGGGCAGCGCGGGAACTGGCGATGCCGAGCAATGTCTCGATCAGGGGAGCGTTGCGCAGGGGCGAACAGCTCAGGACACCGAGCAGGCCAAGCCCCTCTCCCTGGGCATCCCACAACGGCACCGCCGCGTACCCCTCCACCGCCAGGTCCCGCAGCACGTCGTCCTCCGGGAACAGCGCCGTCACCCCCTGGGGGTAGACGCAGACGCTCTTGCCCACCACGTTGTCGCAGGGGGTGCCAGCCAGGCGGTAGGTGATGTCGGAGCCGCCGCCAGAACGGGCGTAGAAACCGTGGGTGCGCGCCGACTGCCCGTCGGGGTTCAACTGGGCCACGAAGGCGTAGTCCACGCCGAGGGTGTCGGCAAGGTAACGGTTGATGCCGTGGAGGAGGTCATCGGCCCGGTTCTTGGCGCCGCACTCGTTGATGAAAAAGAGGGTGTCCTCGATCATCTTGCGGTCCGCCGTCTGCCGGACCACCTCGGTGGTCTTTTTGCGCACCTGCATGCGGAGCAGGATGATGAAGACGCTGGCCCCAGCGAGGAAAATAATCAGGCCGATCAGGGTGGGCGCGAGCCAGGGGGGAACCGCGTGCAGTGAGGCAGCATCGCCGTGGGCCCAGCGCTCCCGCGCCTTGTGATAGGGGGAATCCTGTGTGCCACGCCAGCTGGCCAGATAGCGGTCCAGGGTGGCGAGCAGTTGCGCGTTGCGCCCTTTGCCGGTGGCGAGGAAAATGTCGAAGGGGTTGAAGATGATGCCCGAGGAGACCAGGCCGTACTGGTACTGCTTGGCGGCCCCGAAGCTGTTGTTCACCACGCCGGCGTCGACCTTGCCGGCGACTACCGCCTGGAAGATCTCCTCGAAGTTGCCGTACTCTACGAAATGGCAGTTGATGCCGAATTTCTGCACCATGTTGCGGAAGCTGGCGCCGTTGAAGTCGCCCTTCATCACTGCGACCCGTTTCCCCGCGACGTCCTTGATGCTGTTCAGGCCGGCGTTGCGCGGGACGTAGAGTTCACCCCAGACCGTGAGCAGCGGCACCTTGCCGTAATCGAGAAACAGGGCGCGCTCGCTGGTCCACGCCACGCTGGTGATCAGATCCACCTCGCCGTTTCTGACACGGGCGATGCCGTCGGCCCAGTCGCCGTAGACGTACTCGATGCGCCACCCCTCACGGCGCGCGATCTCATCCAGGGTGTCCACGTAGAAGCCCTGGATGCTGCCATCCTTGGCCTTAAAGATGCCGGGGTAAAAGTTGAACGCGCCGATGCGCACCGTCTGCTGGGCAGCAGAGGCAGGGGAAATGCGGAGGGCAAGCAAACCGAGCCAGAGCACGGTAAGCATGATGAAAAGGCGTCCGGTAACGCGCTTCACGCAGAAACTCCAGAAAACGTGTGCCTGGGTACTGAGGGAAGAAACAGAATCTTGAACAAAATTGGGGCCGATAGTAACCAAAATCGACACAATTGTCCAGCCACAAGGCGCTCCCCCTCCCCGTGGCTGTCCGTCGTCAGGCCGCTCCCTCGGCCGTCTTGAAGATGGCGGGGACGTCCAGAATGAGCGCCACCGAGCCGTCGCCCAGGATGGTAGCGCCGGACATTCCCTCGACCTGCTGGTACATCCTCCCCAGGGACTTGATTACGGTCTGGTGCTCGCCAATGACCCAATCAACCACGAGTCCCACCCGTTTTCCCTCCAGTTGGCAGATCACCACCTGCTGGATGGCGGGGGCCTTTCCCTCTATCCGGAACATCTTTCTGAGCGGCACGTAAGGCACCAGCTTCTCGCGCACGAGCAGTATGTCACGTCCGTGCCCCTGCTCGATCTCCTTCTCGGTGAGCAGGATGCACTCGTCCACCATGGCCAGAGGCATCACGAAGCGGTCCTTGCCGATCTGCACTAAGAGGCTTTCGATGATGGCGAGCGTGAGCGGTATCTTGAGCGTAATGCTGGTGCCCCGGTCCGGTTCGCTCTTCACGTCGATGCTACCGCGCAGCCCCTCGATGGCCTGCTTGACCACGTCCATGCCGACGCCGCGGCCAGAGACGCTGGTAACCTTGGCCGCGGTCGAGAAGCCGGGGGCGAAGATAAGCTGCCAGATGTCCCGGTCGGGGAGGTCGGAGCCGGCGGGGATGATCTTGCGCTCGATCGCCTTGGCCCGGATGGCGTCGACGTTCAGCCCGGCACCGTCGTCGCGTATGGTGATCAGAACGCTGTCGCCGGAGTGCACCGCGGCGAGGTGGAGGCTGCCGGTCTTCGATTTCCCCTTGGCCAGCCGCTCCTGCGGTGTCTCCACGCCGTGGTCGATACTGTTGCGGATGATATGCACCAGGGGATCGTTCAGTTTTTCGATCACCGTCTTGTCCAGCTCGGTGTCGGCCCCCTCGGTGGTAAGGTCGATCTCCTTGCCCAGCTCCGCCGAGAGGTCCCGGACCAGCCGTTTGAACTTGGAGAAGGTTGCGCCGATGGGGAGCATCCTTATGTCGAGGGCGTTGTCCCTCAAGTCGTTGGTGAGCCGCTCCACTTCCTCGGCCACCGAGACCAGTTCGGTATGCCGTTTCAGTTCCTGTGCCACCAGGCTCAGGCGCGCCTGCACCGTGACCAGCTCGCCCACGAGGTTCACCAGGAGGTCCAGTTTGTCCGCACTGACCCGGATGCTGGAGGCGGCCTCCTGGCTCTGGGTCTGTGCCTGCCGCTCCTGGCGCATCTCCTTGACGTGCTGCTGTTCCACCAGGGCCGAAGTGATGGTGGTGGCATTGACCAACCCCGACTCCACCGCCAGTTCACCGAACCTCTTCTGCTTGCCCAGCAGTTCGTCCATCTGCTGCGGCGTCAGGTCGCCGCGCTCGATCAGTATCTCGCCCAGTTTCTTGTAACCGCCGCCAGCATCGTCCATCGTGCCGTCGTCCACGACCGTGACGCTCAATTCGCAGGAATCGGCGACGAAGATGAAGACGTCGTCGATGGCGTCCCTCCCCGCGCTGGTGCTGAGGATCACGTCCCAGTACAGGTAACAGAGTTCCGGGTCGAGCGCGTCCAGGGCCTGCATGTCGCAGGTATTGGCCACGATGCTGCAGGGTCCCAGTTCCTGCAGCTCGCGCAAGAGGCTCAGCGGATTACTACCGCTGGCGAAGATCCCCGCCTCCGGCTTGAACCGGATCCGGTAGGTAACCAGGGGCGCCGACGAGTCAACCTCCTCCCGAACCCCCTCGGCATCCGGCGGCGCCACGTTCCCGTCTTGGCTGGGAACGAGGGCCCGGAAGCCCCGGATCACCTCTTCGTTTCGTTGCGCATCCGCCGGTGCTCCCCCTTCGGCGGCCTCCAGCATGGCGAGGATGCGGTCCCGCGCTGCGAGACTCAGGTTCACCAGCTCCTTGCTCACCGCCAGTTCGCCGTTGCGCACCAGGTCGTACACCGTCTCCACGTTGTGGGTGAACGAGGCGATGTCATCGAAGCCGAACATGGCTCCCGACCCCTTGATGGTGTGCATGGTCCGAAAGACCCGGCCCACCAGGCCCAGGTCTGCCGGATTCTCCTCCATCTCGAGCAGCGCCTCCTCGAGGTCCGCCAGCAACTCCCGTGCCTCGTCCTTGAATGCCTGGGCAAAAGCATCACTCATACCGTCACCTTATCCGTATCTATGCGCCAGATGCAGGTCCCTTCCACGTCCTGCACGCATCCCTTGAGCCGCGGCAGCCCCGCCACCGCGGCTATGTCCGCCAGCACCTCGTTGCGTCCGGTAATCGTGCAGGGGATCCCCTTGGCCAACGATGTCCTGTGGCAACTGCACAAAAGCTGCAGCCCGGTCACGTCGATGGCGGTGAGCCCCGCCAGGGCGAGTTCCACCGGCTTGCCCGCGGCAAAGGCCAGCAGCAGACGCTCCCTGAGTTCACCGACGTTGGCTATGGTCATTTCCCCTGAGAAGGTGACCAGGGTGCGCTCCTTCTTCTTGGAGACCTTCACTTCTGCCGCTTCCATACCGTCCTCACCTTAATGGGGGCGGCCCGCAGGCCGCCCCGTAGCTTACTTCTAGAACCTCTCGAAGTCGCTGTCGCCGTCCATGTCGGCCATGATCAGGTCGTGCCCCACGGCTTTCTTGCTCTGCGCGTTTGACCTCTGCTTCAGTTGCTTGACCTCGCTCCTCGTTGCCGACTTGGTAAGCTGCTTCGGCGCCGACTGGTGCCCGGACGCCGCCATGTCTACCCTGAAGAAGGAGATGGTCGACTGCAGCTGCTCCGACTGCGAGGAGAGCTCCTCGGCGGTGGAGGCCATCTCCTCGCTGGCCGAGGCGTTCTGCTGAATAACCTGGTCCAGCTGCTGGATCGCCTTGTTGATCTGCTGCGCGCCGGTATCCTGCTCCTTGCTGGAGGCGTTGATCTCCTGCACCAGTTCGGCCGTCTTCTGGATATCGGGCAGGATGGCGGAGAGCATCTCGCCGGCCCGCTCGGCAACCTCGACGCTGGACACGGAGAGCTCGGAGATCTCGCCCGCCGCCACCTGGCTGCGCTCGGCGAGCTTTCTCACCTCGCTTGCCACCACGGCGAACCCTTTGCCGTGCTCGCCGGCACGGGCCGCCTCGATGGCGGCGTTCAGGGCCAGCATGTTGGTCTGGCGCGCGATCTCCTCGATGATGGAGATCTTGCCGGCGATGTCCTTCATGGCCTGCACCGTCTCGGCGACCGCCTTGCCCCCTTCCTTGGCGTCGTCGGCGGATTTCACCGCGATCTTCTCGGTCTGCTGTGCGTTGTCCGCATTCTGCCTGATGTTGGCGCTCATCTCCTCCATGGAGGAGGAGGCCTCTTCGGCGGCGGCCGCCTGCTGCGAGGCGCCCTGCGACATGGACTGGGCGTTGGCGGAGAGCTGGACACTGCCGGAAGCGACGTTGTCCGCCGCCACCTTGACCTCGGTGACCACCTCGGTGATCTTGGCAACCATGGCGGAGAGGGCGTGGATCAACTCGTCCTGTGCGCTTCTCTCTTTCAGGGAGACCATCAGGTTGCCGTTGGAGACCTCCTTGGCCGCGTCGGTGATCTTGTTGATCGCCTCGATCAGCACGTTCAGGTTGGTCTTGATCAGGTTGTACTGTCCCTTGTACTCGGTGACGATGGTCGGCGGCATGTCTCCCTTGGCGATGCGGTCCACGTAGTCCGCGGTCACCATGAGCGGGTTGACGATGTTGGTCACGGTGTCGTTGACCCCCACGACCAGCTTGTTCCACCCGCCTACGAACAGGGTGGCGTCGGCACGCTTGTCCAGCTCGCCGTTGGCCGCAGCCTTGATGATGATATCGGTCTGCTGCAGCAGCTCGTTCATCATCTTGACCACCGCGTTCAGGTTGTCCTTGATGATGTTGTACTGACCCTTGTACTCGGTCGCGATGGCGGGCGGGATGACCCCCTTGGCCACCTTGTCCACGTAGTCCGCGGTCACCATGAGCGGGTTGACGATGTTGGTCACGGTGTCGTTGACCCCCGCGACCAGTTTGTTCCACCCGCCCACGAACAGGGAAGCGTCGGCACGCTTGTCCAGTTCGCCGTCGGCGGCGGCCTTGATGATGATGTCGGTCTGCTCGAGGAGCTCGTTCATCATCTTGACCACTGCGTTCAGGTTGTCCTTGATGATGTTGTACTGCCCCTTGTACTCGGTCACGATGGCGGGCGGGATGACCCCCTTGGCCACCTTGTCGACGTAGTCGGCGGTCACCATGAGCGGGTTGACGATGTTGGTGACAATGTTGTTGACCCCGACCACCAGCTCTTTCCAACCGCCAATGAAGAGGTCGGCGTTGGCGCGCTGGTCAAGCTGCCCATCGGCAGCCGCCTTTACCACCTTGTCCGCCTCGATGAGCAGGTTGTTCATGATGTCGATGCAGTTGTTGAGGTTCAGCTTGATCTCGTTGAAGTCGCCGTTGTAGTTATCGGTGATGCGCGGCGGGATGTCCCCCTTGGAGATGCGGTCCACGTACTCCGCGGCCACGTTCAGCGGCCCGATCACCGCATCCAGCGTCTCGTTCACCCCGGCGACGATCTTTCTGAAGTCCCCCTCGTGTTTGGTCGCGTCGGCGCGGGTGGCCAGCTTCCCTGCCACCGCCGCCTGCACCAGCATGTCGGTGTCGGCAATGAGCGCCTTCAGGTTCGCGCGCACCTGCTCGATGGTGTTGTTGATGAAGGCCTTCTTGCCGGGGAACTTCTCCAGCTCCGCCTCGAAGTTACCGCGCCCGAACTCCGCGATGCAGGCCATCGCCTTCTTCTTCACCGCGATGTGGCCGTTGACCATATTGTTCACGCCTGCCGCCATCTGGCGGTAGACGCCCTGGTAGTTCTCCGCGCCGATCTGCACGTCGATGTCGCCCAGGTCGTGCTGGGTCGACATGTTGTTCATGTCGGTAATGAGGGCATCGAGGGTCTCGATGCAGACATTGAGGTTGTTCTTGATCTCGTTAAAGTCGCCGTTGTAGTTGTCCGTGATCCTGGGCGGGATGTCCCCCTTGGAGATGCGGTCCACGTACTCGGCAGCCACGTTCAGCGGCCCGATCACCGCATCCAGGGTGTCGTTCACGCCGGAGACGATCTTCCTGAAATCGCCCTGGTGCTTGCTGGCGTCGGCGCGGGTGGCGAGTTTGCCGTCTACCGCCGCCTGGGAGAGCATTGCGGCGTCCGCCACCAGGGCGTTGACCGCATCGATACAGACGTTGAGGTTGTTCTTGATCTCGTTGAAGTCACCGTTGTAGCTGTCGGTGATCTTCGGAGGGACGTCTCCCTTGGAGATGCGGTCCACGTACTCGGCCGCCACGTTGAGGGGCCCGATAACCGCGTCCAGGGTATCGTTCACCCCGGCCACCACCTTCTGGAAGTCCCCCTGGTGCTTGGAGGCGTCGGCGCGAGTGGCGAGCTTGCCGGCGATGGCTGCGTCGGAGAGCATGTTGGCGTCAGCCACCAGTGCCTTGATGGACTCGATCATCTTCTGCATGGCAGCCATGACGCTGTCGCCGTGTTTGCTGTCCACCTCGATGGCGACGCTCATGTCGCCCGCCGCCACGCGGTTTGCGACCTCGCCCACTTCCTTGGGATCGGCGCCAAGCTGGCGCTGCACGATCCTGGTGATGAAGAGCCCGAGCCCGATGGCCAGCGCCACGCCGACCACGATTAGGACCAGCATGATCTTGGTGGCCGAGGTGGCCAGTTCGGCGTTGCCGTCAGCGGTGAGCTTCGCCTGCTTCAGCTTGGCGTCGACCAGCTTCTCGATGGCGTCCTGCTCCATCCTGGAGAACTTGGCGCCGTCCCCTGCCATCAGGGCCCGTGCCTCGTTGTCGCGGTTGGCAACTGCCAGGCGTACGATCTGGTCAATGATCGGTTCATAGCCGGCGCGCGCCTGCTTGAACTCCTGGAACAGCTTACGCCCCTCGTCGGTGAGGATGGTCTTCTCGAAGTCGCTGGCGGCCTTGTCCATTTCCCCGCGCAGCAGCTTGATGCGCTCCACCTTGCCCTGCTCCTCCTGCGGGCTCGTGGCAGCGACCAAGTCCCTCAGGTTGACGCGTATGCGCTGGAAGGAGGTGGAAACGTC
Protein-coding sequences here:
- a CDS encoding ribbon-helix-helix protein, CopG family, whose translation is MEPKQYMTQVKKKTARKKKEIKEPVLKNVVSLRVSDQEKRLLERLTKATSLNVSDLVREAIGFWIAKGIRKGRTRGSSTGRIPVQPLQLAGN
- a CDS encoding Tim44 domain-containing protein, producing MKRNFAKAFALLAAVFMLSATVLETSAHARAAGGRSIGSRGSRSYSTPGTTYRQSTPYQQSAPSPMGQPQMQQPSAGGGFLRSMAGGIAGGLLGGMLFRGLAGAGGPGYGGGGIGLFEIILLAGIGYMIYRMVRRRRSNTTLQSVSTGYGSQGYDSYQQQSIPASYHVEESIRDDVQTGLLHLRQMDPSFDEARFKDQVMDNFFRIQGGWMNRDQQALAPLLTTEMQGIFREDIERLLREARVNRLENIAVRSVEIEEVWQEAGQDYVTALIYANLLDYTTDERGTVLEGSKTDPVKFEEYWTFTRPVGNNAWRLAAINQKQG
- a CDS encoding ATP-binding protein; its protein translation is MKRVTGRLFIMLTVLWLGLLALRISPASAAQQTVRIGAFNFYPGIFKAKDGSIQGFYVDTLDEIARREGWRIEYVYGDWADGIARVRNGEVDLITSVAWTSERALFLDYGKVPLLTVWGELYVPRNAGLNSIKDVAGKRVAVMKGDFNGASFRNMVQKFGINCHFVEYGNFEEIFQAVVAGKVDAGVVNNSFGAAKQYQYGLVSSGIIFNPFDIFLATGKGRNAQLLATLDRYLASWRGTQDSPYHKARERWAHGDAASLHAVPPWLAPTLIGLIIFLAGASVFIILLRMQVRKKTTEVVRQTADRKMIEDTLFFINECGAKNRADDLLHGINRYLADTLGVDYAFVAQLNPDGQSARTHGFYARSGGGSDITYRLAGTPCDNVVGKSVCVYPQGVTALFPEDDVLRDLAVEGYAAVPLWDAQGEGLGLLGVLSCSPLRNAPLIETLLGIASSRAAQELEAMHQFARLAEQNAQQAQHISEKKRSEEQLLEYLKVIECSRDLICVLDRDYRYRMANGAFLRYHNLAAEQVVGRTVVEVVGEEHFGEIKHHLDACLGGQSVRFEMEQFFPERGVRAVTVTYTPVEDHGDNTRIACVISDQTDKKHLEEQLRQSQKMEAIGHLAGGIAHDFNNILTVIAGYGNFLEMDGSLTTLQHEQVGQIIAAAERGSQLTRGLLTFSRKQVMNPRTQDLNVLVGQVQKFLLRIIGEDVTLQFTPTQEPLNVFADGSQLEQVLMNLATNARDAMPDGGTLTIETCWQQVDEAYARSQGYGEPGRYACIIVSDSGSGMDRGTRERIFEPFFSTKAVGKGTGLGMSIVYGIVKQHKGFINVYSEPGEGTTFKIYLPEASSTAVADASEPGPVAPALGSETVLVAEDDAGVRGLVESLLKKYGYQVVLAVDGSDCVQKFLEHRGKIDLILMDVIMPGKNGKEAFDEIRRIDATARVLYSSGYTADFMKTRGVFDDSVDLIMKPVQPMTLLHKVREVLDRTAG
- a CDS encoding chemotaxis protein CheA, translating into MSDAFAQAFKDEARELLADLEEALLEMEENPADLGLVGRVFRTMHTIKGSGAMFGFDDIASFTHNVETVYDLVRNGELAVSKELVNLSLAARDRILAMLEAAEGGAPADAQRNEEVIRGFRALVPSQDGNVAPPDAEGVREEVDSSAPLVTYRIRFKPEAGIFASGSNPLSLLRELQELGPCSIVANTCDMQALDALDPELCYLYWDVILSTSAGRDAIDDVFIFVADSCELSVTVVDDGTMDDAGGGYKKLGEILIERGDLTPQQMDELLGKQKRFGELAVESGLVNATTITSALVEQQHVKEMRQERQAQTQSQEAASSIRVSADKLDLLVNLVGELVTVQARLSLVAQELKRHTELVSVAEEVERLTNDLRDNALDIRMLPIGATFSKFKRLVRDLSAELGKEIDLTTEGADTELDKTVIEKLNDPLVHIIRNSIDHGVETPQERLAKGKSKTGSLHLAAVHSGDSVLITIRDDGAGLNVDAIRAKAIERKIIPAGSDLPDRDIWQLIFAPGFSTAAKVTSVSGRGVGMDVVKQAIEGLRGSIDVKSEPDRGTSITLKIPLTLAIIESLLVQIGKDRFVMPLAMVDECILLTEKEIEQGHGRDILLVREKLVPYVPLRKMFRIEGKAPAIQQVVICQLEGKRVGLVVDWVIGEHQTVIKSLGRMYQQVEGMSGATILGDGSVALILDVPAIFKTAEGAA
- a CDS encoding STAS domain-containing protein, with amino-acid sequence MEAAEVKVSKKKERTLVTFSGEMTIANVGELRERLLLAFAAGKPVELALAGLTAIDVTGLQLLCSCHRTSLAKGIPCTITGRNEVLADIAAVAGLPRLKGCVQDVEGTCIWRIDTDKVTV
- a CDS encoding MCP four helix bundle domain-containing protein; this translates as MKWFYDLKLGAKLMTGFITIAVIAGAIGYFGIREIHNIEAADSKLYEKITIPVAQLQDVSTSFQRIRVNLRDLVAATSPQEEQGKVERIKLLRGEMDKAASDFEKTILTDEGRKLFQEFKQARAGYEPIIDQIVRLAVANRDNEARALMAGDGAKFSRMEQDAIEKLVDAKLKQAKLTADGNAELATSATKIMLVLIVVGVALAIGLGLFITRIVQRQLGADPKEVGEVANRVAAGDMSVAIEVDSKHGDSVMAAMQKMIESIKALVADANMLSDAAIAGKLATRADASKHQGDFQKVVAGVNDTLDAVIGPLNVAAEYVDRISKGDVPPKITDSYNGDFNEIKNNLNVCIDAVNALVADAAMLSQAAVDGKLATRADASKHQGDFRKIVSGVNDTLDAVIGPLNVAAEYVDRISKGDIPPRITDNYNGDFNEIKNNLNVCIETLDALITDMNNMSTQHDLGDIDVQIGAENYQGVYRQMAAGVNNMVNGHIAVKKKAMACIAEFGRGNFEAELEKFPGKKAFINNTIEQVRANLKALIADTDMLVQAAVAGKLATRADATKHEGDFRKIVAGVNETLDAVIGPLNVAAEYVDRISKGDIPPRITDNYNGDFNEIKLNLNNCIDIMNNLLIEADKVVKAAADGQLDQRANADLFIGGWKELVVGVNNIVTNIVNPLMVTADYVDKVAKGVIPPAIVTEYKGQYNIIKDNLNAVVKMMNELLEQTDIIIKAAADGELDKRADASLFVGGWNKLVAGVNDTVTNIVNPLMVTADYVDKVAKGVIPPAIATEYKGQYNIIKDNLNAVVKMMNELLQQTDIIIKAAANGELDKRADATLFVGGWNKLVVGVNDTVTNIVNPLMVTADYVDRIAKGDMPPTIVTEYKGQYNLIKTNLNVLIEAINKITDAAKEVSNGNLMVSLKERSAQDELIHALSAMVAKITEVVTEVKVAADNVASGSVQLSANAQSMSQGASQQAAAAEEASSSMEEMSANIRQNADNAQQTEKIAVKSADDAKEGGKAVAETVQAMKDIAGKISIIEEIARQTNMLALNAAIEAARAGEHGKGFAVVASEVRKLAERSQVAAGEISELSVSSVEVAERAGEMLSAILPDIQKTAELVQEINASSKEQDTGAQQINKAIQQLDQVIQQNASASEEMASTAEELSSQSEQLQSTISFFRVDMAASGHQSAPKQLTKSATRSEVKQLKQRSNAQSKKAVGHDLIMADMDGDSDFERF